In Deinococcus yavapaiensis KR-236, the following proteins share a genomic window:
- a CDS encoding PIG-L deacetylase family protein: MAVFSHPDDECGCAATLAKHAQRGDNVLIVWTTYGEMSSKF; the protein is encoded by the coding sequence ATGGCAGTCTTCAGCCACCCGGACGACGAGTGCGGTTGCGCCGCCACCCTCGCCAAGCACGCCCAGCGAGGTGACAACGTCCTCATCGTCTGGACGACGTACGGCGAGATGTCCAGCAAGTTCAA